A genomic window from Quercus lobata isolate SW786 chromosome 10, ValleyOak3.0 Primary Assembly, whole genome shotgun sequence includes:
- the LOC115965606 gene encoding G-type lectin S-receptor-like serine/threonine-protein kinase At4g03230 has translation MIKIINIMSPNLLPSSIFFLYIFLFCSSIVYCSTRDILKHGEWIIDNGSTLVSAGGMFELGFFTPMQSSSHKRFVGIWYHTWGQKEVWVANRDDPIHDGSTGVFGIAEDGKLKVWDNSSLGREYWSPGLEKSSSTNQIVRLMDSGNLVLSEDVQSAMILWESFKYPTDTFLSGMKMDEKTNLVSWNGSSDPRTGQFTFKQDEDESGEGSYAIKEKVDYHWKSRSTGKFLKSEKMPYYIANFLSNFSTKKQPLLCNARLVMHYSGELRYLVWDIKNQNWNLAWWEPENQCSIYKACGKFGSCNINNWLTCKCLPGSKPTDPEKWNYPNFADGCTKNSTSCDMSGTFLSLHMMKVRDPDIDSEVKDKEECKKLCVVEWRCQAYSYEENKNSTQRGDNSTSANICWIWNEDLSDLQEEYEIGRNISVRVAKSDIGSSARNCEPCGTNVIPYPLSTSPNCGDPMYFSFHYDTSTGQLSFKAPSSLHRVDSIHPSEQKFVIQVMSNDAAYRNRKDRNLDLGLNHSLPFNVNYVNYYWLPDPGNLSSEITGVEISWVPPPEPTCISTADCKDWPHSTCNAAKDGKKRCHCAPNFRWDVSNLNCTQGDTLSIVRGKPGSPDEASKRKMALSLIVAVSLISGIAFSCTIIFIYILRRKMAKRQENRNNDKRNRVLRTMDSERHVKDFIASGEFREEGETDIDLPFYDLESILAATDSFSDANKLGQGGYGPVYKGTFPGGNEMAVKRLSSASGQGLKEFKNEVVLIAKLQHRNLVRLWGYCIKGDEKILLYEFMPNKSLDLFIFDPKRSVLLDWEMRFNIILGIARELLYLHQDSRLRIIHRDMKTSNILLDHEMNPKISDFGLARIVGGKEIEANTTKVIGTYGYMAPEYALDGVFSIKTDVFSFGVVLLEIISGKKNTGFYRSEQAMSLIGYAWRLWTENKVLDLIDQTLHESCNVEKFMKCVNVGLLCIQEDPSDRPTMSNVVTMLDSETATVATPKQPAFVLRRGQSSTSSSSRPETYTELTISLEEAQ, from the exons AtgataaaaattatcaatataaTGTCTCCAAATCTTTTGCcatcttccatcttcttcttgtatatatttttgttttgttcctctATTGTATATTGCTCCACTAGAGATATTTTGAAGCATGGCGAGTGGATCATTGACAACGGTTCAACTCTTGTCTCCGCTGGAGGAATGTTTGAACTTGGATTCTTCACCCCTATGCAAAGCTCAAGCCACAAAAGGTTCGTGGGGATATGGTATCACACATGGGGTCAAAAAGAAGTATGGGTTGCTAACCGAGATGACCCAATACATGACGGTTCCACTGGAGTTTTTGGAATTGCAGAAGATGGCAAGCTCAAGGTATGGGATAACTCTAGTTTGGGAAGAGAATATTGGTCTCCAGGTCTTGAGAAATCCTCGTCCACAAATCAGATTGTAAGACTCATGGATTCTGGAAACCTGGTCTTAAGCGAGGATGTTCAGTCAGCAATGATTCTGTGGGAGAGCTTCAAATATCCAACTGATACATTTCTTTCAGGCATGAAGATGGATGAAAAGACAAATTTGGTCTCATGGAACGGCTCAAGTGATCCGAGAACTGGTCAATTCACATTTAAGcaagatgaagatgaatctgGAGAGGGTAGCTACGCTATCAAAGAAAAGGTAGACTATCACTGGAAAAGTCGAAGCACAGGTAAGTTCTTGAAATCGGAAAAAATGCCTTATTACATAGCCAACTTCTTATCAAATTTCAGCACAAAAAAACA acctttgctctg TAACGCAAGGCTGGTGATGCATTACTCTGGGGAGTTAAGGTATCTGGTCTGGGATAtaaagaatcaaaattggaACTTGGCATGGTGGGAGCCAGAAAACCAATGTAGCATTTACAAAGCTTGTGGGAAATTTGGGAGCTGTAATATCAACAATTGGTTAACGTGCAAATGTTTGCCTGGGTCCAAGCCTACTGATCCTGAGAAGTGGAATTATCCAAATTTTGCTGATGGCTGCACCAAAAATTCGACATCATGTGACATGAGTGGGACATTCTTGAGCTTACATATGATGAAAGTGCGCGATCCAGACATAGATTCCGAGgtaaaagataaagaagaatgcaaaaaaTTGTGCGTTGTGGAATGGCGGTGCCAGGCTTATTCATATGAGGAAAATAAAAACAGCACGCAAAGAGGTGATAATTCTACTAGTGCCAACATATGTTGGATTTGGAACGAAGATCTAAGCGATCTTCAAGAGGAGTATGAAATCGGTCGTAACATCTCCGTTCGCGTTGCCAAATCCGATATAG GATCAAGTGCAAGGAACTGTGAGCCTTGTGGCACTAACGTGATCCCCTATCCGCTGAGCACAAGCCCAAATTGTGGTGACCCCATGTACTTTAGCTTTCACTATGACACATCCACAGGCCAGCTTAGCTTCAAGGCACCTAGTAGCCTCCACCGAGTCGATAGTATCCATCCAAGTGAACAAAAATTTGTCATTCAAGTCATGAGCAACGATGCAGCTTATCGCAATCGCAAGGATAGAAATTTAGATCTGGGGCTCAATCATTCCTTGCCATTTAATGTGAACTATGTGAACTACTACTGGTTACCTGACCCTGGCAACTTGAGTTCTGAAATTACAGGTGTAGAGATTAGTTGGGTGCCACCACCAGAGCCAACGTGTATTTCAACCGCGGACTGCAAGGATTGGCCACATTCAACTTGCAATGCGGCAAAAGATGGAAAGAAGAGGTGCCATTGTGCCCCAAACTTCCGATGGGATGTCTCAAATTTGAATTGTACTCAAG GTGATACTCTGTCAATAGTACGTGGTAAACCTGGGTCACCAGATGAAGCTTCAAAAAGGAAGATGGCGTTGTCTTTGATTGTTGCGGTATCTCTTATAAGTGGGATTGCTTTCTCATGTaccattatatttatatatatattgagaagaAAGATGGCCAAGAGGCAAG AAAACAGAAACAATGATAAAAGAAATAGGGTACTTCGCACAATGGACAGTGAACGACATGTTAAGGACTTTATAGCCTCGGGTGAGTTTAGAGAAGAAGGTGAAACAGACATAGATCTGCCATTttatgatttggaaagcatacTAGCTGCTACAGATAGCTTCTCAGATGCAAACAAGCTTGGACAGGGGGGCTATGGGCCTGTTTATAAG GGTACATTTCCAGGAGGAAATGAAATGGCAGTAAAGAGGCTCTCGAGTGCCTCTGGACAAGGCTTAAAGGAATTTAAAAATGAGGTGGTGTTGATTGCAAAACTTCAACATAGGAATCTTGTTAGACTTTGGGGATATTGCATAAAAGGAGATGAAAAGATTTTGCTCTATGAGTTCATGCCAAACAAAAGCTTAGACTTATTTATATTTG ATCCAAAGCGAAGCGTGCTTTTGGATTGGGAGATGCGCTTTAACATTATCTTGGGAATAGCTCGAGAGCTTCTTTATCTTCACCAAGACTCCAGATTAAGGATCATCCATAGAGACATGAAAACTAGCAACATTCTTCTAGATCATGAGATGAACCCCAAAATATCTGACTTTGGCTTAGCGAGGATTGTTGGAGGCAAAGAAATTGAGGCAAACACAACTAAAGTAATTGGAACCTA TGGCTATATGGCTCCAGAGTATGCGTTGGATGGAGTTTTCTCAATTAAAACCGATGTCTTTAGTTTTGGTGTAGTTTTGCTTGAGATTATTAGTGGAAAAAAGAACACTGGATTTTATCGATCAGAACAAGCCATGAGCCTTATAGGTTAT GCATGGAGATTGTGGACAGAAAACAAGGTGTTGGATTTAATAGACCAAACTCTGCATGAATCTTGCAATGTAGAAAAATTTATGAAGTGCGTAAATGTTGGACTCTTATGCATACAAGAAGACCCAAGTGATCGACCCACCATGTCAAATGTTGTTACCATGCTTGATAGTGAAACTGCAACAGTTGCAACTCCTAAACAACCAGCTTTTGTTCTAAGGAGAGGCCAATCTAGCACTTCTTCTTCTAGTAGACCGGAAACATATACGGAATTAACAATTAGTTTAGAAGAAGCACAATAA
- the LOC115962562 gene encoding uncharacterized protein LOC115962562 yields MNAFKAYKACAPIAWSPNLYITLVRGIPGTRRLHRRTLEALRLRKCNRTVMRWNTPTVRGMLQQVKRLIVIETEEMYKARKQKEANHQALRPPLVINHLPASASDSS; encoded by the exons ATGAATGCATTCAAGGCTTACAAAGCCTGTGCCCCAATTGCATGGAGCCCTAACCTATATATAACTTTGGTGAGGGGAATTCCAGGGACAAGGAGACTTCACCGGCGCACTTTAGAGGCATTGCGACTGCGCAAGTGCAACCGAACTGTCATGCGATGGAATACTCCTACTGTCAGGGGAATGCTCCAACAG GTCAAGAGATTGATAGTGATTGAGACGGAAGAGATGTACAAGGCTCGCAAACAAAAGGAGGCAAACCACCAGGCTTTACGTCCCCCATTGGTCATAAATCACCTACCTGCTTCAGCAAGTGATTCTTCTTAA